The sequence tgtgtgtgtgtgtgtgtgtgtgtgtgtgttagccacAGTGCGAAGCGGAATAGCATGTTAGGTGCCTGTCCTGGCGCAAATCCCTGCACAGAATCCCTGTGATTTCACTCACACCagcactcacccacacacacaagtgCAAACTAGTGCAAAATGTGTAACACACTAACATatttacccacacacacacattgcacatACACTCGCACACCTGTACACACTTgagctatcacacacacacattccagtaCCCATTTCCATTAAAAGTGCGGGCTGGGAGGTCTGTGGGAGTAGTGCCACCTGCGGTGCTGAGTAACAGATGGGaaatgaggagagaagaagagttgaCTGCAGCTAGCATACACCAAATCCTTCCATCCCTTCTCCTCCCACCTGTTTGACACTGACCCAACAAATCAGCACAACCATTCCATTTCCTATCACAAACTTCTACATCCTTTGATCTGCTCACTATTCCCTCATCTCTCAGTCCATTCTCATTTCTCTTGTCCTCTCcggtctcctcttctcctctcttttctatctctctctaccattcccctcccttcacccatgttctctcctctttctccctcctctcttttctttctaaTCCCTTCATCCTCTAGCCcattctctttctacctctctctctcccacttcacTTCTTTCCAATCCACTCTCCCTggttctctctcttttgctctctcctttccaatcccctctctcctctccttggtTTAGTCCTGCTGTGATTTAGCTCCATCCTTCAGAGCTCATGTTCCCATCTCACCACTCCAACATAACCTCAATTTGCCCATATGGGACATTTGATGATAGATATATGAAGCCAATTGGTCAGCTATGAATGTTCAATTGGTTTTTCATTTTGGATATAAAGTGGTATTTGCAACTATGGTCTCTGAAAACTCTACATTTACAAACTGTTAATATTTCTGTTCTCTGTCTTATACAACTTCATATTCCCCTCAGCACCACTGATTTGAGTTGTGTACGATTAAAGTAGAGAAAACCGTGCGTTGATATTTCTCTGTCTTCCAGGTGTTCTAGACACAGACAAGGCTAAATCTGACTGAAGGCCAACGCGTGTGGGAACCTTGCCATCAAGTCAAGACCCAGTCCTCACTGGGCTGCCGCAAAGACATCCCGACCCGGACTGCAGAATAACAACCACTGTGTAAATAAATGATGGAAAAATACGTGGTAATGTTATGTTGGCTTTTGAAGCTGTGTTCGGAGTCCTCCTCTTAAAATTGTTGAGACTGTAGCTAGGAACTGAGATGCCTGTTTCCCGTCGATGACAAGGTGGGATATGAATTCTCCACCTTTCTATTCACCGGAGGTATGACGATGACATTACATTTACCCACTTATTAATATTTAATCATCCTGTTCATCCACCTTATTATCTGAACACAGAGTATAGTGTATTAGTGGAATGAACTAACTGCTACGGTATGATATTAATCTTAAGATGCTTAGGCACGCCAGCAGAGTTAGCAAAAGCCATGTATTCAAATTCTCTTCTCTTTTTTCTTTTGCCTGGAGTGCTTTCCAGCGAGGGCATCTCGTACAGTGGCATGAATGATCGCCTTTTCTTGGATGTGTATTGTCTAACAGCTGTACAACAGAATGTTATTTTCTGGGACAGCCAGACTGGCAGCTCCGCTGCTCCAAAATATCCTTTCTTGTTTTAATgcttttgtaaaaaaaaagaaaagcaaaAGGATGACCGCATTTAAAGTGTATGGTCTTTCAATAAAAAGTTGTTATTTAGAGCGAGTCAGAGGTGtcatggacgtgtgtgtgtgtgtgtgtgtgtgtgtgtgtgtgtgtgtgtgtgtgtgtgtgtgtgtgtgtgtgtgtgtgtgtgtgtgtgtgtgtgtgtgtgtgtgtgtgtgtgtgtgtgtgtgtgtgtgtgtgtgtgtgtgtgtgtgtgtgtgtgtgtcagccagtCTCACTACAGCTCTTCTGTTCACAGACTCACACAACACTAAGTTCCACGGGAATGACGGCCCAGCCATTCAATTAAAAATAACCACACGTATGATTTCATTTTTGCTCTATATTTTCACTGGCAATTTCTGCCTTGCTTTTTCAGACGCACTCGGTCCAAACATAACAATTCCTTTGTGCAGCGCTGGACAAGCTCTTAAcgagaaacacacacattccaGTCCATAAAGACACACTAAATAACCAGAAGCTCAATGCAGAACAAATGTACCCATAATATGTATTTTTATTCACAGCTATTCCAAGGCTCTAGtgactctgggagacagacctcAAAAGCTCTCTCAAAATAATATGTTAGCCTATAATGTAAGTATACCACAGTATATAATAGAAACATTTGGTACATTCTTTGAGTGGCTGTACGTTTATTTCGAGAGTGATATGATCTCCGCTGCTGTTTATCATTTTTAAACAGACTGGCAATTTATTACAACCCTATTAACACCAATGTTTAAACAGAGCCAAAACAGGCAAATACCAGAGCATACTACATCTCCTCTCTAGCTATCCTCACTTTTATATTCAACAAAACCTCTTAAAGTGCCCCACCAGAACCAACTCCTGTAATAACAGCTGTCAGCTCAATTAGATGGAAAAATGAAACCCttctcatccatccctctctaGTGAAACAGAAATAGGTGGTCTTGACAACTGTGGTTTTTCATCCTGATAGAGAATGACATCTTTGCCGGGGTAAGTTGTTTTGTATACACTTTTGTAATGGCGGAATGTGTGCACTGTCGCAGGCTCTCTGTCAGCTTGATAACAAGAGAACGACACTTCAGTCTTCTCATTAACACTGCCGGTCCCCCATGTGGAGGTGacaaattgaatacattttgaagGATTTTGCTGGCATACATTAGCATAGTAATTAGGGAAAAAACAGTGTTCGGTAAGCAGGAAAAGCTTGAGCAACATGCAAGGCTTAGTCAAAGGCAATCAAAAGTGTCATGACTACAAACTCACAGGCAGAAATGCCAGAGCCAGATAACATTACCGCTCGACGTGTATCGACATCAGTGGAGGtaaaagctgtttaaatgcaACTTTTGTCTCCAGGCCCCACTAGGTGGAAAACAACACAGCTAAATCTGCAGCCACAAGATGGAGGCCCAGATAGTACTCACTGTGATGGTTCTCAACCCCTGCAGCCTCCAAGCACAGAAAATACAGAGTACAGATCCTttggcaaggtgtgtgtgtgtgtgtgtgtgtgtgtgtgtgtgtgtgtgtgtgtgtgtgtgtgtgtgtgtgtgtgtgtgtgtgtgtgtgtgtgtgtgtgtgtgtgtgtgtgtgtgtgtgtgtgtgtgtgtgtgtgtgtgtctgccggATGTGTGTGGGCGGGCGGGCAGCTGAGCAAGTGTACTGTGCCAGTCTGAGGCAGGGATCCTAAGTGGTACATTGCCTGGAGCAGCAGAGCTCTACAGGAGTGACTTTCAGGGGGGGTTGTAGTTGTATAGTTAGAATGTAGCCAAGGGCAAGAGATTGCATCTAATTCGCCACAGCCACAATCATCAAAGATTTGAAACCTTTAAAGGAATGAGTCATAACACACAAATCCAGGGGGACGTGATGGTATTAAGTGATTAAGAATAATTACACTGCAGCCGGTAGGTGATAATCACTGTTCTCTTATTGTAGAAAACTCTCAAAAACCAGTCAGTTActgaaaatctgaaataaatggTCAAATTTCCTGTAGATGTAGCAATGGTGATCACTAGCTAGAGGTTAGCAGTTCTTCAAACTTACATTGTCACCTTCACAAAGTGTTTATCCACAACATTTACATATACATTGGTGAATAAACTACATACGGTAGTTAAACTAAATAAAGAGAACATTTTGTGCATTTCAAAAAAAGTTTTATTCAATTTACAAGAGAGAGTTTTAAACCATAGTGAAAgctacagcaggtcagtgtggAGCAGTCACTTGGAGCTGGTACAACCGGAACTGTCTGATGCTGACTGGACGGTTACTTCCTCTGTTCCTGATCCTGTCCAGGGAAGAGACCACTAAGGGTTTAAGGCTGAGGgatgctgcctgcctgctgcaaGTGAAGGGGAGGTGTTTCAGACTGACTATTACCCCTCACAGCTGTGCTTAAGCTCAGCTCATTCTAGACCCAGGGTGCTCGGAGTGAGATCACACTCTGGGTTAGATGAGAACCCAGACAATAATGCAGACCGGACAGTTTCTGTCTACTTGGTACTGTACACTAAAGTCAGCAGCAGCTCCTCACATAGCCAACCACACAGGAAAGACACAGAGCCTGCAAAGCATCACAATCAAGCCACTTTCCAGACGTTTGTGTCCAGCCAAACTATACTGTAAGGGTCTAATATACTGTCAATAATATGAAAATGAAAATGAGTGCTAACACAAACGTCTGAGCAAATAAGTGagaacacaaaaaaatatatatttgattccTTTGTCAGAAAGACAAATCCAAGTCTGTTTAGGGAAAAAGCTTTGTTAGCTACTCCATTTACATCATCCTTCTCTGCTCCTCACCTCATTTCTTAAAGTCTAGAGCCCCCTGCTGGACACCAACAAAATATCACTCCTTCCTCGTCCTCGGCTTGGGAGCTGAAATGGAAAAAACTGTCTTTTAAAGTTGTGCAACCATAACGTACATGATAATACTTAAGATACGTATAATGCTGGTTACAGAATGAGATAAATCCTAAAAGAGCAGTTCTTACCATTAGGGTTCTCCTGTTTATAAAAAGCCTTCAGCATCTCCACTGCTTCCTCTGCTCTGAAGCCAGAGATACACTGAAAATGAAGGAGCAATTGCTTAATCATTGCCCTCCTGAAGTCAATTAATGATCCTACTCAACTCTAGACTAGGCTCGGATGCATTTCGACACGAGATAATCAGTCTCTTTCCAACAAAAGCACAAAAAGAGACTGGGTTCAAAATGAATGGACGACATATTGTACCTTAAATGATGAGCCAGTGTGAGGTAGATCAGCCGAGGGGATGTCTAGAACAGATCCACAGCCACCAAACCTGTCATTATTACACCCATAGACCACTAGAGGAATGTCTGCTGCACTGTTACGGTCAAATTGATAATGAGGGGCATCCCGAGTGACACAGCGGTCTCAGGCACTACAGACTTGGCTCATCaagctctagcgactccttgtggcggaccGGGAGCCTGCAGGTTGACTCTCGtagtcagttgaacggtgttttctccgacacattggtgcggctggcttccgagttaagcgggcgggtgttaagaagcgcgctttggaggacgcatgactcggcCTTCGCTGCAGAGCCCGttgaggagttgcagcgatgagacaagatcgaaaaagggggtaaaaataaaTTAGCTAAATTAGCTTGACAAGAGCTGAATTAAATGTGAAAGACTGAAAATAAAAAGCTTGGTATACGCTCAGTGttccgttgacatttcacagatACGCTTGTTTGGTGAGAAATGTTCTGAAAAGAACAGGAATTTCGAATGTGTACTAAAATGTGAAAACACTACATGCCATATCTCAAACTCGATAACCATTTTTAATCTATATTAATCTATGTCCTGCGGATTCGAGAAGACAGATGACAATTTCAACAGGAAAGCCACCCTGTCAGGTAGCCAGTAACCTTCATTCTTGCACACAATCCAGCCTAGCTGGTTTTCCAGATTTTTGACCACTTTTTTTCCCTCTGGCCTCCATTGATTTAGTCATCCCATTTTACAAGGGTCAAAACTACAATAATTTTTGAACGGATTATGATGAGACATGAGGTTTGGACCATTGGTTTTCTTGGAGGATTATCTACACAACACATTATTTTACCCATTGGTCAAAATATCAATTTTTGATTGGCCATCCTATACTGAGTCATTTGAGGTAAACCCTCACAACAAACCTACACAAATGCTACAGTAAACTAGGTAAACCCAAGTGGAGACTGTTTGATGAGGTCATAAGGATACTGGTCAGGCGAAGAGCTCCTGCACACATGATGCAAGGCTCCACAGTCACGTAGAGCACAGTCCTCTCACACACTGTCCTGGGGTCCAGGTCTCTATGACGACACCACTCCAGCACCTGGTCCAGAGCCACCATCTCAGCATGGCGAGTggcctggaacacacagagacagctaACATTAACAGGCATGGTGTTGGAAGGATAGGAGAAAGAGAACGATTCCActggttctcaaacctctcctctgggacctccAGCACTTCCATGTGCTAGCTCTGAAATAGATCAAACACTTCTGAGTCAACTAATCCTCAAGCCCATGACTAGGTGAACCAGGTGAGCCAGTTCAAGCACATGACTAGGTGAACCAGGTGAGCCAGTTCAAGCCCATGACTAGGTGAACCAGGTGAGCCAGTTCAAGCCCATGACTAGGTGAACTAGGTGAGCCAGTTCAAACCCATGACTAAGTGAACCATGTGAGCCAGTTCAAGCCCATGACTAGGTGAACCAGGTGAGCCAGTTCAAGCCCATGACTAGGTGAACCAGGTGAGCCAGTTCAAGCCCATGACTAGGTGAACCAGGTGAGCCAGTTCAAGCCCATGACTAGGTGAACCAGGTGAGCTTGTAAAGGGCTACAACAACATTGTGAAACGTCTGGGGATCCAAGAGAGGCTTGAGAACCACTAGATTGGAGTACCGGTATGACTTTGGTAAATGCCTTTGTTTGGACACGTGCAAGGAAATATCCGCAACAAATAACCATTGAAGAGATGTGTTTGCCTGTGATAGCTCAGCTGAAATGATTAAGTTACTCACATTTTTTGTTTCATTCACTtcatttctcccctttccaagaATCTCATTGTTgtagaccatgagacatccaacAGGCACCTCGCCATTCTCCAAAGCTTCTTTTGCCTGTAAAGAGGTGGAGATTATTATTAGTACACCAGCCATTTAAAATAGTGTGTTGTAATTTACTGGTGGGATTGACCTGTCCTGCCTTGCCTAAATGTGCCGTTGGTGGTCGCGGTTCCGTTCCTTTTCTTTTGCGTCTTCATAGTGAAAACGCAAAAGAAAAGTAACTGATTTGTTTTGGCGTCCTCTAAAAGTTATTGAAACGCCTAAATAAGTAAACACCGACCACCAACGGCGCATTGTATCTATAGGTCCTGCACCTAcgccagggtttcccaaactc is a genomic window of Oncorhynchus gorbuscha isolate QuinsamMale2020 ecotype Even-year linkage group LG12, OgorEven_v1.0, whole genome shotgun sequence containing:
- the adat2 gene encoding tRNA-specific adenosine deaminase 2 isoform X2 translates to MCRRNTEAKEALENGEVPVGCLMVYNNEILGKGRNEVNETKNATRHAEMVALDQVLEWCRHRDLDPRTVCERTVLYVTVEPCIMCAGALRLTNIPLVVYGCNNDRFGGCGSVLDIPSADLPHTGSSFKCISGFRAEEAVEMLKAFYKQENPNAPKPRTRKE
- the adat2 gene encoding tRNA-specific adenosine deaminase 2 isoform X1, with protein sequence MGTEHVGNDVVSKENFQPCAEEIQRWMANAFDMAKEALENGEVPVGCLMVYNNEILGKGRNEVNETKNATRHAEMVALDQVLEWCRHRDLDPRTVCERTVLYVTVEPCIMCAGALRLTNIPLVVYGCNNDRFGGCGSVLDIPSADLPHTGSSFKCISGFRAEEAVEMLKAFYKQENPNAPKPRTRKE